In the Leptolyngbya sp. FACHB-261 genome, one interval contains:
- a CDS encoding ABC transporter ATP-binding protein: MSMTFHASPSPDIIRLDHISKRYGAGDTEVIALNDVSLQVQQGEYCAIMGPSGSGKSTAMSIIGCLDQPSSGQYYLDGEEVAQLDDDELAHIRNLKLGFVFQQFHLLPQLSALENVMLPMTYAGVSRLERQERAEEALVRVGLGNRLNNRPNQLSGGQQQRVAIARAIVNQPVLLLADEPTGALDTRTSKEVMDIFQELNNVGMTVVMVTHAPEVARLCQRIVWFRDGEVVHSNLAPADLAMVTN, translated from the coding sequence ATGAGTATGACGTTCCACGCCTCTCCTTCTCCTGACATCATTCGCTTGGACCACATTAGCAAGCGCTACGGAGCTGGCGATACCGAGGTTATAGCCCTCAATGATGTCAGTCTCCAGGTGCAACAGGGAGAATACTGCGCAATCATGGGGCCATCAGGCTCTGGTAAGTCCACAGCAATGAGCATCATTGGCTGTCTCGATCAGCCCAGTAGTGGCCAATACTATTTGGATGGCGAAGAAGTCGCTCAGTTAGATGACGACGAACTTGCTCATATCCGCAATCTTAAGCTCGGCTTTGTTTTCCAGCAGTTTCACCTGTTGCCTCAGCTGAGTGCGCTGGAGAATGTGATGTTACCCATGACTTATGCCGGGGTTTCCCGCTTGGAACGCCAAGAGCGAGCCGAAGAGGCTTTGGTCCGCGTGGGGCTGGGAAATCGACTCAACAACCGTCCTAATCAGCTCTCCGGAGGACAGCAGCAACGGGTCGCGATCGCTCGGGCGATTGTCAATCAACCGGTTCTGCTGCTGGCAGACGAACCAACCGGTGCCCTGGATACGCGCACCAGCAAGGAAGTCATGGACATCTTTCAGGAGTTGAATAACGTTGGCATGACTGTGGTCATGGTGACCCACGCCCCGGAGGTTGCTCGGCTCTGCCAGCGCATCGTTTGGTTCCGTGATGGTGAGGTGGTGCATTCAAATCTGGCTCCTGCTGACTTAGCCATGGTTACCAACTAG
- a CDS encoding ABC transporter permease: MSVDLVESVGMAVRTLTANKLRSGLTMLGIIIGNASVIAMVSLGQGAQRFVNQQFQGLGTNLLFVVPGTDQGRRLGAVPASSLTLADAEAIKRQVPSVAGVAPQMVDRFRISWASKDTQVNVTGTTPEYTLVRNTAIVQGRSFNDLNLDRNDRVAVLGPATARELFGNRDPIGEKVRIRNLSFRVIGVTEEKGSAFGQNQDEIVYVPVTTMANQLVGRRNSRRSPSLQSISISARDPKSIRAAQFQITNLLRLRHNIRGEDDFTVRSQQDLLQTADNVTGILTIVLAATAGISLLVGGIGIMNIMLVSVTERTQEIGLRKAIGATRADVLTQFTVEAVILATAGGMIGIVLGVGGTLLVGTFTPLDAIISPAAIVLAVSVSGAIGLGFGVFPARSAARLDPIVALRSQ; encoded by the coding sequence ATGAGCGTTGATCTAGTTGAAAGCGTTGGCATGGCGGTTCGCACCCTGACCGCTAATAAGTTGCGCAGTGGTTTGACGATGCTAGGCATCATCATCGGCAATGCTTCAGTGATTGCAATGGTTTCCTTGGGTCAGGGTGCTCAGCGTTTTGTCAATCAACAATTTCAAGGGCTAGGCACCAACCTGCTGTTTGTGGTCCCTGGAACCGACCAGGGGCGCCGGTTGGGCGCGGTTCCGGCGAGTAGCTTGACCTTGGCTGATGCTGAAGCGATTAAGCGGCAAGTACCCTCCGTGGCGGGGGTGGCGCCTCAGATGGTCGATCGGTTTCGCATTAGCTGGGCCAGCAAAGACACTCAAGTTAACGTCACCGGTACCACCCCTGAATACACTTTGGTGCGTAACACAGCCATAGTTCAAGGCCGTTCATTCAACGACCTTAATCTCGACCGTAACGACCGGGTCGCTGTACTGGGGCCAGCCACGGCTCGCGAGCTTTTCGGCAATCGTGACCCGATTGGCGAAAAGGTTCGCATTCGTAACCTCAGCTTCCGCGTGATTGGTGTGACTGAAGAAAAAGGCTCTGCCTTTGGTCAGAACCAGGACGAGATTGTCTACGTGCCGGTCACAACGATGGCTAATCAGTTGGTGGGACGACGGAACTCACGTCGTAGCCCCTCACTGCAATCGATTTCGATCTCGGCCCGCGACCCCAAGAGCATCAGAGCTGCTCAGTTTCAGATTACGAATTTGCTGCGGCTGCGCCACAACATTCGGGGTGAGGACGACTTTACAGTGCGTAGTCAGCAAGACCTCTTGCAAACTGCTGATAATGTCACTGGCATCCTCACAATAGTGTTAGCTGCGACTGCAGGCATCTCACTGCTGGTGGGTGGCATCGGCATTATGAACATCATGCTGGTTTCGGTTACAGAGCGAACCCAAGAAATTGGTCTGCGCAAAGCCATTGGCGCAACTCGCGCTGACGTGCTCACGCAGTTCACAGTCGAAGCCGTAATCTTGGCAACCGCAGGCGGCATGATTGGCATTGTGCTAGGTGTAGGCGGCACCCTGCTAGTGGGCACTTTCACGCCGCTAGATGCGATTATTAGTCCCGCTGCAATTGTTCTGGCAGTCAGTGTTTCGGGAGCGATTGGTTTAGGCTTTGGTGTTTTTCCTGCCCGTAGTGCTGCTCGCCTAGATCCCATTGTTGCTCTGAGGAGCCAGTGA
- a CDS encoding efflux RND transporter periplasmic adaptor subunit: MGDTSNSKLSQPGSDSNGRTPLAQTPTTSPLTPQPASTRSLKAKPQRRRTWRWAVPALAAVILAGSGGWYAVSRRNPSGPSVAELTVPVETQDLAVRIEASGTVIPISTVNVSPKVSGRLAALYVDQGDRVKAGQILARMDEAALRADLARAKAQLAQAQSEYAEMRAGSRNEEVARARAQVAAAQAQADLSSERVKRYSNLAQEGAVAQDRLDEVLSENRSAIANLQEAQQQLQQLATGSRSEDIDQAAAQVAAARAQVTQAQTQLNETVIRAPFDGIVTQKYATVGAIVTPTTSASNTASATSTSVVALASGLEVRVNVPETDISQVKTGQRVEIVADAYPDQTYEGRVRLIAPEAVVDQNVTSFQVRVGLVTGQTQLRSGMNVDVTFIGESVTNALVVPTVAIVTQRGKTGVLVADAEGKGQFRPVKVGFTQGDETRILQGVKAGERVFIDFPEGNPNAFDQGQGQKQSGQGQGQGQGQSGTERKQ; this comes from the coding sequence ATGGGCGATACTTCTAACTCTAAGCTCAGTCAGCCTGGCAGCGACAGTAACGGGCGGACTCCCCTCGCCCAAACGCCTACAACTTCCCCCCTGACTCCGCAACCAGCGTCAACAAGGAGTCTTAAAGCCAAACCGCAGCGTCGTAGAACCTGGCGTTGGGCGGTGCCAGCTCTGGCAGCAGTCATTCTGGCGGGCTCTGGCGGGTGGTATGCGGTGTCTCGACGTAATCCCTCTGGTCCTAGTGTGGCCGAGTTGACTGTGCCAGTTGAAACCCAGGACTTAGCAGTTCGCATTGAGGCCAGCGGTACGGTCATTCCAATTTCTACCGTTAACGTCAGCCCTAAAGTCTCGGGTCGTTTGGCGGCTCTCTATGTAGATCAAGGCGATCGGGTCAAGGCTGGGCAAATCCTAGCTCGCATGGATGAAGCTGCCCTCAGAGCCGATCTTGCCCGCGCCAAAGCCCAATTAGCCCAGGCGCAATCAGAGTATGCCGAGATGCGGGCCGGTAGCCGCAATGAGGAAGTTGCTAGAGCCAGAGCTCAAGTCGCTGCGGCTCAAGCTCAAGCCGACCTCAGTTCTGAGCGAGTAAAACGCTACAGCAACTTGGCCCAGGAGGGCGCAGTGGCCCAAGATCGGCTGGATGAGGTGCTTAGTGAGAACCGTAGTGCCATAGCCAATCTGCAAGAAGCTCAGCAGCAGTTGCAGCAACTCGCTACTGGCTCTCGATCTGAAGATATAGACCAGGCCGCAGCTCAGGTGGCTGCAGCCCGGGCTCAAGTGACCCAAGCCCAAACTCAGCTCAACGAGACTGTGATCCGGGCTCCCTTCGATGGCATTGTCACTCAGAAGTACGCCACGGTCGGCGCTATCGTAACGCCCACAACTTCAGCCTCGAATACAGCTTCAGCCACCTCGACCTCCGTAGTGGCCTTGGCCTCAGGGCTGGAAGTCCGCGTTAACGTCCCTGAAACTGATATTTCTCAAGTCAAAACAGGGCAACGGGTTGAGATTGTTGCTGATGCCTATCCTGACCAGACCTATGAGGGACGAGTGCGCTTAATCGCGCCTGAGGCCGTAGTGGACCAAAACGTGACCTCATTTCAGGTCCGCGTTGGCCTGGTGACCGGCCAGACCCAACTGCGCTCTGGCATGAACGTAGATGTCACCTTTATTGGTGAGTCGGTCACTAATGCACTGGTTGTGCCAACTGTCGCCATCGTCACCCAGAGAGGTAAAACCGGTGTTTTGGTTGCCGATGCCGAGGGCAAGGGGCAATTTCGTCCCGTTAAAGTTGGCTTTACACAGGGTGATGAGACTCGAATCCTGCAAGGTGTGAAGGCAGGCGAACGGGTCTTTATTGATTTTCCAGAAGGCAACCCCAATGCCTTTGACCAAGGCCAGGGCCAGAAGCAGAGCGGCCAGGGGCAGGGCCAAGGCCAAGGACAGAGCGGAACTGAAAGAAAACAATGA
- the def gene encoding peptide deformylase: MAVLTIAQIGESILRQVATPFLEEELQISETQQLIDDMTDTLRDSKGVGLAAPQVFVSKRLLVMESVNNPRYPDAPDIPLTVLVNPEISWASSERDAYQEGCLSVPLKRGEIWRPTQIQLKAWNRFGEILNLELDGFPARVIQHEIDHLNGILIPDRTTEQQTELVEVR; this comes from the coding sequence ATGGCTGTCCTAACTATTGCCCAGATTGGCGAATCGATTTTGCGACAGGTTGCTACTCCTTTCTTAGAGGAAGAACTGCAAATATCGGAGACGCAGCAACTGATCGACGACATGACCGACACGCTGCGGGACAGCAAGGGAGTGGGTTTAGCGGCGCCCCAGGTGTTTGTCTCCAAACGGCTGCTAGTTATGGAGAGTGTGAACAACCCGCGCTATCCGGACGCGCCAGATATTCCGCTCACGGTTTTGGTCAACCCAGAAATTTCTTGGGCTTCCTCAGAACGTGATGCTTACCAAGAGGGCTGTTTGAGTGTTCCGCTTAAGCGAGGCGAAATCTGGCGTCCAACCCAAATTCAGCTCAAAGCCTGGAACCGCTTCGGTGAAATTTTGAACTTGGAGCTAGATGGCTTTCCAGCACGGGTTATCCAGCATGAAATTGACCATCTCAACGGCATTCTGATCCCGGACCGAACGACCGAACAACAAACCGAACTGGTAGAGGTTCGTTAA
- a CDS encoding YajQ family cyclic di-GMP-binding protein gives MASSFSFDVVSDFDRQELVNTVDQVEREIKSRYDLKDTDTKVTLNADSITVETNSEFTLSSIHDVLQTKASKRGLSLKIFDYGKIDSASGSRVRQEIALKKGISADLAKQLSKLIRDEFKKVQPSIQGDVVRVSSKSKDDLQEVMNRLKQEDFPVALQFMNYR, from the coding sequence ATGGCATCCAGCTTCTCCTTTGACGTGGTCAGTGACTTCGACCGGCAGGAATTGGTCAATACCGTAGACCAGGTGGAACGGGAGATTAAGAGTCGTTATGACCTTAAGGACACGGACACCAAGGTGACACTCAATGCCGACTCGATCACGGTCGAGACGAATAGCGAGTTTACGCTCTCCTCCATTCATGATGTGCTGCAGACCAAAGCCAGCAAGCGGGGCTTGTCTCTAAAGATTTTCGACTACGGCAAGATTGATTCAGCTTCGGGTAGTCGGGTGCGTCAAGAAATTGCTCTCAAGAAGGGCATTTCTGCCGATCTCGCTAAACAACTATCCAAACTGATCCGTGACGAATTCAAGAAGGTACAACCCTCAATTCAGGGTGATGTCGTCCGGGTTTCCAGTAAATCAAAAGATGATTTGCAAGAGGTGATGAATCGCCTGAAGCAAGAGGATTTTCCTGTCGCTTTGCAGTTCATGAACTACCGCTAA
- a CDS encoding carbon-nitrogen hydrolase family protein yields the protein MKSYLAAAIQMTSVPDLGKNLAQAEELIDLAARRGAELVCLPENFSFLGDEDEKIRQAPHIAQESEKFLKTMAQRYQITLLGGGFPVVSSLNPDQTVPDRVLNTALLVGPDGSELARYEKVHLFDVNLPDGNTYRESSTVLAGKMPPPVHPSKELGNLGLSVCYDVRFPELYRHLAAHGATVLLVPAAFTAYTGKDHWQVLLQARAIENTAYVIAPAQTGRHNPRRQSHGHAMVIDPWGVVLADAGDQPGVAVAEIEPNRLDQVRRQMPSLQHRVFL from the coding sequence ATGAAGTCCTACTTGGCTGCCGCCATTCAGATGACCAGTGTGCCTGACCTAGGCAAAAATTTGGCTCAAGCGGAGGAGCTGATTGATCTGGCAGCCCGTCGGGGCGCTGAGTTGGTTTGTCTACCCGAGAATTTCTCATTTTTAGGGGATGAGGACGAAAAAATTCGTCAGGCTCCCCACATTGCGCAGGAAAGCGAAAAGTTTCTCAAGACGATGGCCCAACGCTATCAGATCACCTTATTGGGAGGTGGTTTTCCAGTCGTCTCTAGCCTGAATCCAGACCAAACAGTCCCAGATCGAGTGCTCAACACAGCGCTGCTGGTCGGTCCTGACGGTAGCGAATTGGCCCGCTACGAGAAAGTCCATTTATTTGATGTCAATCTACCCGATGGCAATACCTATCGGGAATCCAGTACTGTTCTGGCGGGTAAGATGCCACCCCCAGTCCACCCATCAAAAGAGTTGGGCAACTTGGGCTTGTCTGTCTGCTACGACGTGCGCTTCCCGGAGCTCTATCGTCACCTAGCTGCCCACGGAGCGACGGTCTTGCTGGTACCGGCGGCCTTTACTGCCTACACAGGTAAGGACCACTGGCAGGTTCTGCTTCAAGCTCGGGCGATTGAAAACACCGCTTATGTGATCGCGCCAGCTCAGACAGGACGCCACAACCCTCGGCGTCAGTCCCACGGCCATGCTATGGTCATCGACCCTTGGGGAGTCGTGCTAGCAGATGCTGGGGATCAGCCCGGAGTCGCAGTTGCTGAAATCGAGCCTAACCGCCTGGATCAAGTCCGGCGCCAGATGCCTTCCCTCCAACACCGAGTCTTTCTCTAG
- a CDS encoding glycosyltransferase family 1 protein, translating into MNNPKTGYQNNTKQGREIPYDLSRKDAKKEDINPAATREARIARMRTAGTVLRKRSQSLEKLESLPTDVPDLVCLSHLRWDFVYQRPQHLLSRCAQEQRVFFVEEPIFGTEPGTRIDISRRDNGVWVVVPHLHESLQGDSAHPTQQQLLDQLFAEREIEQPILWYYTPMALPFSRHLQPSLVVYDCMDELSAFKGAPPILRELEAELFERANLVFTGGQTLYEAKREQHANVHAFPSSVDVPHFAQARTLTEEPADQASIPHPRIGFYGVIDERMDLDLLRGVAEARPEWHLVIIGPVVKIDQAQLPRLDNIHYLGGKAYTELPQYLAGWDVAMLPFARNESTRFISPTKTPEYLAAGRPVVSTSIRDVVCPYGQSGLAEIADTVPEFVAAVEMLLSRDPQASGWLPQVDQFLSQISWDRTWNQMAELMGAAMGSEQLVAKAKTALRSSK; encoded by the coding sequence ATGAATAACCCTAAGACAGGCTATCAAAACAATACCAAGCAAGGCAGGGAAATCCCTTACGACCTCAGTAGAAAGGATGCCAAAAAAGAAGACATCAACCCTGCTGCAACTCGGGAGGCACGGATTGCCCGGATGCGTACCGCTGGCACAGTGTTACGGAAACGGAGCCAGAGCCTTGAAAAGCTGGAATCGCTTCCCACAGATGTACCGGATCTAGTTTGTTTGTCACATCTGCGCTGGGATTTTGTATACCAGAGACCGCAACATTTACTGAGCCGTTGCGCACAAGAGCAACGGGTATTTTTTGTCGAAGAGCCGATCTTCGGTACAGAACCAGGAACCCGCATAGACATTAGTCGCCGTGACAATGGGGTTTGGGTGGTTGTGCCCCATCTCCATGAGTCTTTACAGGGTGACTCTGCCCATCCAACTCAACAGCAACTCCTCGACCAGCTGTTCGCTGAACGTGAAATTGAACAGCCAATCCTCTGGTACTACACCCCAATGGCGCTGCCTTTTAGCCGCCACTTGCAGCCATCGCTAGTTGTGTATGACTGCATGGATGAGTTGTCTGCATTTAAGGGAGCGCCTCCTATCCTGCGAGAACTAGAAGCTGAGTTGTTTGAGCGCGCTAACTTAGTTTTCACAGGCGGACAAACGCTTTACGAAGCCAAGCGCGAGCAACACGCTAATGTCCATGCCTTTCCCAGTAGTGTTGATGTGCCTCATTTTGCTCAAGCTCGAACGCTAACTGAAGAGCCAGCCGATCAGGCCTCGATTCCCCATCCGCGTATTGGCTTCTATGGGGTGATCGACGAGCGGATGGACTTGGATCTGTTGCGCGGCGTGGCCGAGGCTCGCCCTGAGTGGCATCTGGTTATTATTGGCCCCGTCGTTAAGATTGACCAGGCTCAGTTGCCCCGCTTAGACAATATTCATTACCTAGGTGGCAAAGCTTATACAGAATTGCCCCAGTATCTAGCTGGCTGGGACGTTGCCATGTTGCCCTTTGCCCGCAATGAGTCTACGCGCTTTATCAGCCCCACTAAAACCCCAGAATACTTAGCAGCAGGACGACCTGTTGTATCCACCTCAATTCGAGATGTTGTTTGTCCCTATGGCCAGTCTGGCTTGGCGGAAATTGCAGATACAGTTCCGGAGTTTGTAGCAGCAGTCGAGATGCTACTTTCACGGGATCCTCAAGCCTCTGGCTGGTTGCCTCAAGTTGATCAATTTCTATCGCAGATATCTTGGGACCGCACCTGGAACCAGATGGCCGAGTTAATGGGTGCAGCGATGGGCTCAGAGCAACTTGTAGCTAAAGCGAAGACGGCGTTGCGTTCCAGCAAATAG
- the glf gene encoding UDP-galactopyranose mutase: MFDYLIVGAGFAGSVLAERLASQSNNKVLIVDRRPHIAGNAYDHYNDEGILVHKYGPHIFHTNSRDVFEYLSRFTEWRPYEHHVLASVDGQQVPIPINLDTINKLYGLSLTSFQLEDFFASVAEPKEYIRTSEDVVVNKVGRELYEKFFRNYTRKQWGIDPSELDKSVTARVPTRTNRDARYFTDTYQAMPLHGYTRMFESMLSHPNIKVMLNTDYREILDVLPFREMIYSGPVDEFFDYRYGKLPYRSLHFKHETINAPVHQAAPVVNYPNEHLYTRVTEFKYLTGQDHPKTSIVYEYPRAEGDPYYPVPKPENAELYKQYKALADATPNVHFVGRLATYKYYNMDQVVAQALTLYNQLIEQGKNWKPQDSNGQTLAAVAAK, from the coding sequence ATGTTTGACTATCTCATTGTCGGTGCAGGTTTCGCTGGCAGCGTTTTAGCAGAGCGGCTTGCCAGCCAATCCAACAACAAGGTTTTAATTGTTGACCGTCGTCCACACATTGCAGGTAACGCTTACGATCACTACAACGACGAAGGAATTCTGGTCCATAAGTACGGACCTCACATTTTTCACACTAACTCTCGGGATGTATTCGAATATCTCTCGCGTTTTACAGAATGGCGTCCTTACGAACATCATGTCTTAGCAAGTGTAGACGGTCAACAGGTGCCGATCCCCATTAACTTAGACACCATTAACAAGCTTTACGGCCTTAGCCTGACTTCTTTTCAGCTAGAAGATTTTTTTGCATCTGTTGCTGAACCCAAAGAATACATCCGCACATCTGAAGACGTAGTTGTTAATAAGGTTGGTCGCGAACTCTACGAGAAGTTCTTCCGCAACTACACGCGTAAGCAATGGGGAATTGACCCCTCTGAGCTCGACAAGTCGGTTACAGCACGAGTACCCACCCGTACCAACCGCGACGCTCGTTATTTCACCGATACTTATCAGGCTATGCCCCTGCACGGCTATACACGGATGTTTGAGAGCATGCTCTCTCATCCCAATATCAAGGTGATGCTCAACACTGATTATCGGGAAATCTTGGATGTCCTGCCGTTCCGCGAGATGATTTATAGCGGTCCAGTTGATGAATTCTTTGATTACCGCTACGGCAAATTGCCCTATCGCTCTCTACACTTCAAGCACGAAACGATCAACGCACCTGTCCATCAAGCGGCACCTGTAGTTAATTATCCTAACGAGCATCTTTATACTCGTGTCACTGAGTTCAAGTATCTAACTGGACAAGACCACCCCAAAACCAGCATTGTTTACGAATATCCTCGGGCAGAAGGTGATCCTTACTATCCAGTCCCTAAACCGGAAAATGCAGAGCTGTATAAGCAGTACAAAGCTTTAGCGGATGCAACACCTAACGTGCATTTTGTTGGGCGTCTAGCGACCTACAAATACTACAACATGGACCAAGTGGTTGCTCAAGCCTTAACGCTTTATAACCAACTGATTGAGCAGGGCAAAAACTGGAAGCCCCAAGACAGTAATGGTCAGACGTTAGCAGCAGTTGCAGCTAAGTAG
- a CDS encoding family 1 glycosylhydrolase, protein MAESHPIQPLELWAGVECTVNRVREQYFNQLERNGHLTRLDDLDRFAELGIRALRYPILWEQIAPNGLDQADWTWADERLGRLQELGIRPIVGLVHHGSGPSHTSLVDPAFPEQLAQFAKAVAERYPWVDAYTPVNEPLTTARFSGMYGHWYPHGRDDQTFIRALLTQCRAVVLSMQAIRQINPQAQLVQTEDLGKTFSTPTLAYQANLENERRWLSFDLLCGRIDKHHPLRRYLLPSGISEAELDWFGQHPCPPDILGINHYLTSERFLDERLENYPAHTHGTNGQHSYADVEAVRVSAEGTVGPQVLLREAWDRYHLPLAITEVHLNCTREEQLRWLKEVWDAAQSLHQEGVAMRAVTVWALLGSYDWISLVTRSDGHYEPGVFDLRSNQPRATALARMMRELAAKGDYDHPVLAQPGWWRRPERLLYPPVSYPRTAVPPLRQAQKQGQDQRVQPLLITGATGTLGKAFARMCEVRGISYQLLSRHQMDIADPDSVKAVLSELNPWAIVNTAGYVRVDDAEREPERCLRENTEGPAVLAAACAQQGVELLTFSSDLVFDGNQPVPYIPYVESHAVSPLGVYGRSKAEAEARVLKALPSALVVRTSAFFGPWDEHNFVTVALRTLAAGQPFVAAQDVLISPTYVPDLVQTSLDLLLDGEYGLWHLSNTGAVSWADLAREVANYAGFDASYIRACASDELSLIAPRPRYSVLSSERGLLLPSLDNALSRYFNECQVSGAAPKKVLVS, encoded by the coding sequence ATGGCAGAGTCGCACCCGATTCAGCCCCTTGAGTTGTGGGCAGGTGTGGAGTGTACAGTTAACCGGGTAAGAGAACAATACTTTAATCAGCTTGAGCGCAATGGGCACCTTACCCGCCTGGATGATTTAGATCGCTTTGCGGAATTAGGCATTCGCGCCCTGCGCTATCCGATCCTGTGGGAACAGATCGCGCCCAATGGTTTAGATCAGGCTGACTGGACCTGGGCCGACGAGCGGCTAGGCCGTCTGCAGGAATTAGGCATCCGCCCAATCGTGGGTTTGGTTCACCACGGCAGTGGTCCTAGCCACACCAGCCTGGTCGATCCAGCTTTTCCAGAGCAACTGGCTCAGTTTGCCAAAGCTGTAGCAGAGCGTTATCCCTGGGTCGATGCTTATACACCAGTCAATGAGCCTCTCACCACAGCCCGCTTCAGCGGTATGTATGGACATTGGTATCCCCACGGTCGTGATGATCAGACGTTCATTCGCGCTTTGCTGACTCAATGCCGTGCAGTAGTGCTCTCGATGCAGGCGATTCGCCAAATTAATCCCCAAGCCCAATTGGTACAGACCGAGGATTTGGGCAAAACCTTCAGCACGCCAACTCTGGCTTACCAGGCAAATCTCGAAAATGAGCGTCGGTGGTTGAGTTTCGATTTGCTCTGCGGCCGCATCGACAAACACCACCCCCTAAGGCGCTACCTATTGCCATCGGGTATCTCTGAGGCTGAGCTCGACTGGTTTGGGCAACACCCCTGCCCTCCAGACATCCTAGGCATCAACCATTACTTAACCAGCGAACGCTTTTTAGACGAACGCTTGGAAAACTACCCGGCTCACACGCACGGTACTAACGGACAACATAGCTATGCCGATGTAGAGGCGGTACGAGTCTCTGCTGAGGGGACAGTTGGACCTCAGGTTTTACTGCGAGAGGCATGGGATCGCTATCACCTACCCCTAGCTATTACCGAAGTGCACCTTAATTGCACCCGTGAGGAGCAATTGCGCTGGCTCAAAGAAGTTTGGGACGCAGCCCAAAGTTTGCACCAAGAAGGCGTGGCGATGCGGGCTGTCACTGTTTGGGCTTTGCTGGGCAGTTACGACTGGATTAGCCTGGTTACCCGCTCAGATGGCCACTACGAACCGGGGGTTTTTGACCTGCGCTCCAATCAGCCCCGCGCCACTGCCCTAGCGCGAATGATGCGTGAACTAGCCGCAAAAGGCGATTACGACCATCCTGTCCTCGCTCAACCTGGTTGGTGGCGTCGTCCTGAACGGCTGCTCTACCCGCCTGTGAGCTACCCTCGAACCGCAGTGCCGCCGCTGAGACAAGCACAAAAACAGGGGCAGGATCAAAGGGTGCAGCCTCTGCTGATCACTGGTGCGACTGGGACTTTGGGTAAGGCCTTTGCCCGGATGTGCGAGGTGCGCGGCATCTCTTATCAGTTGCTCAGCCGCCACCAAATGGATATTGCGGATCCTGACTCTGTAAAGGCAGTTCTGTCAGAGCTTAACCCTTGGGCCATCGTCAATACAGCCGGGTATGTGCGGGTAGATGATGCTGAACGCGAACCCGAACGCTGTCTGCGCGAGAACACTGAGGGACCCGCGGTGCTAGCAGCAGCTTGCGCTCAACAGGGAGTTGAGTTACTCACTTTCTCTTCGGACCTAGTCTTCGATGGCAATCAGCCTGTTCCCTATATTCCCTATGTTGAGAGCCATGCTGTATCACCTTTGGGAGTCTATGGACGTAGCAAGGCCGAGGCAGAAGCCCGCGTTCTCAAAGCGCTGCCCAGTGCTCTAGTCGTGAGGACTAGCGCTTTCTTTGGCCCTTGGGATGAACACAACTTTGTCACGGTTGCCCTACGCACCTTAGCTGCTGGCCAGCCCTTTGTTGCAGCCCAAGATGTGCTGATTTCACCCACCTATGTTCCCGATCTGGTGCAGACTAGCCTAGATCTCCTGTTAGACGGCGAGTATGGCCTCTGGCACCTCAGCAATACGGGAGCAGTGAGCTGGGCTGACCTGGCCCGAGAGGTCGCAAACTATGCGGGCTTTGATGCTAGTTACATTCGAGCCTGTGCTAGCGATGAGCTGTCCTTGATTGCCCCTCGGCCTCGCTATAGCGTCTTGAGCAGTGAGCGTGGGCTCTTGCTTCCATCTTTAGACAATGCCTTGAGTCGCTATTTCAACGAGTGTCAGGTTTCAGGGGCGGCCCCCAAAAAAGTTCTTGTAAGTTAA